agagacaggatgcagcacatgaaGCTATTGACGTAcggagtccacaaacaagcaaggttttcaaggttaatgggcatcgtttgaagagattctatgaaggttttactgtccatgttgtggaggaggttcccttggatcccccttcccaagactgctgagcaagacactgaagtccagcccaagacagaaaacagggcgctactgggaggcagcccagatgtagtgatttgcccagtgatttgcccactgcttgcccaaatcgcagggcaaatcgactgaatataccatagtcacaagtgatcggggcagtgatttgctcaattgcccagataatttaaccaagatcaccggtccaatcgcaaaatcaagcacatcatcagaaaagggcgtgaacagtaccagcccagcaactgcaaaggagaagcgatctggccaagtgatttgcccactgcttacccaaatcactggtcaaatcaccctgtcaagaatccagagggccagcattaaatgatcagggcagttcacatacccaaatcactttaagtagttcttttcttttattttttttactttttacgctaCTTATTGtcttttatctcttcttcttcaagatttcTCTCCTCCGACCACCACTGACCCACCGGCAAACCCAAGACCACCATGGTAAGAATTAATATGAAGGCCACCGGCGGGccgttcatgtggaagaaactagGGCTGCCGAAACCCATCCCCTCTGACAGTGACGATGAAACGTGGGACACCACTCCACCGGCCACCACCAGCACCGACACGCCACCAGCTACTGAAACAGCAACAGGACGCACCGACTCACCGGCCGTCCAGACATATCACGGCCAGAAATGGCCAAGAACTCAGTCGCCACCTCCACCGCCGAGATCAGAGCCAGAACCAGAAACCACCATTGCCACACATCCCGCAGGTCATGAGGAAGGCGATGCAACCACTGATGTGCCCAGCAATTTGCCCACTGATGCGCCCACTAGTACGCCCAGTGATTTCACCAGCAATGTGCCAAGCGCTATGCCCAACGATGTGCCCACTGATGCGCCCACGGACTTGCCAAGTGATACACCTAGcgatctgcccagtgatttgcccagtgcttgcccaagtcactggtcaaatcacccacaggccaggaagtccctttcccttttctcctttatttctctatatatatatattcaaacattgaggacaatatttgggataggtgtgggggtactggagagtatttattcactgatcacaccatcttttgatttctttttttttcctattttgtttcttactatttctttttgtttcttttcgcATTATTCTTATCCCTTTTTGcattgctctactcaacatcgataacaaggttaaaagagtttccttatctcatgaccccattgatttgccacccctttaagcctaaactgaatcattcacagtatgttaccttcacttaggaagttctttacttgaattgaatccttaaatttgttgtggtcaagggaaataaaaataagaatacatgcaaataaaaagctaatgtaactccctatgagctgatttgcccaaactatcatgacaaaccagcacaaagcacaaagcacaaatcacaaacttgttccaatggtctaagactatgaactgagcctaatagccacttggagaagtaactgactgagtaaccgggggtgtataacccatgtacacaatcgcgtaaaaaggtcagtaactttttcaagcaaataagtttcgatggtctagactatgaacagagctagtagccacttgaacaagtgactaactgagtaaccgggggtgtatcacccatgtacacaatcgcgtaaaaaggttagtgactttttcaggcaaggataagaataagtgctgctgaaaataaaaattaaataaaaaggagaaagagagaaggtggcaagtcactcctaggggttacattaaacctaacataaaagaataagcatgattgaatcaaaaacatttcccttgaccatggtaggtgaaaggaaacaaggaaaggagaggatgaccttagtgcatgtactctatactgtgatagttcagattaggagtctagggggggctgattaagtggtgcttaggttctaaggaaaaagggggcttgattggctaagttatttattgcttgaggacaagcaaaaagctaggtgtgggggtatttgatcaagcataaattagccacatttttattatcttttttattgcttatttacacatttttttagcttaatttatggtttttatcttgtttttacagaaaaggaagaaattggagaattggagaaaaagtgcagaaagttgacagaaaagtgatcgggtcagtgatttgcccagtgatttgcccactgcttgcccaaatcaggctgaagcagaaacctgaaggcaacaggcagaagtgataaggtcagtgatttgcccaggacactcgaagacactggccaaatcactcgcagaagacagagagaactgaCTCGCAGAAACGTGATCGGgtctgtgatttgcccaatcacttgaagaaactggtcaaatcaccgggcaaatcactttcacaacagaaactgacagcagagcgggaatttgggcagaaaacagaaatccgaattttcagaagtccaaatccaactcaatcactatcaatacaaatccaagagccacgaaaagaacttctcatccaaggaattccaattgcaattaaattcaacatcaaaagaggagtcaaacaccaaatcaaaaagggattttgaaaccctagatggatggaaatctgcagctataaaaggagagcctccaaaccagcaaggcaTCATCTTGGATCAacaactcaactcgccagaaactctccagcatttttcttcctttcttttcttttcatctttttgtattTAGTctaccatgagtggctaaactctttcttttctagttgaagttggtgaattttagatttgtgtgatgaattgggagatttaaatctccattgttaaacttctatttcttttcaatatttatgcaatttgagctttccataattattactttgcttttagaatcaataagggcccattgtttttaaattgcttaagtaatattatttgaatgatttaggtccgtaattgcttaggttgttcaaatacacatttaatcaaattgcatgatctagacttgaccacgcggttggcaaggttagaattaggtttctctaagtcttaatgcagttaacagttgttcgatgctataatgccccaaggacgttccttggcaacttgttaactagtgtttgattagcgaacgtttcctaatcaaactagaactaaggaggaatttggattgtgagaagcgtcttccacatccaaaactaatttattgagataaataggagtattaaagaatcaatgatcaattctaaacaatctgaaataaaaccatacttcaactagaagcttttctcttattgatttactcatctttaaattattgctttcttttgctatttagttttaattcatcaactcaaaccccccctcttttaattatttgttatttatttatcttggttattattaggaagatctttagtgtcaattccctgtggttcgaccctattgccactatctacaaatttattttgttggttgataataggtttatttttgacggcttcgacaaccgcctatcagttAGGGATCAAGTCTCGGTCAAGGGGATAGGGAGACCCTAATAGCAATAGAAGGAAAAGTAAAGGTAGCCCTCACCCAAGGGGTGTCACCCCTGTCACGGACTCACTACGCAGTATTTCTAGTAGTGAAGTTACCCCTAAGCTACAATGCCATCCTGGGAAGACCAATGCTATATGATTTTGAAGCAGTGACCAACATTCGATATCTGACCATGAAGTTTCCAATAGAGGCAAGGATCGGAGTCATCCGAGGAAGGCAGGAGGAGGCTAAAGTTGTATACTTAGCCACAGTGGAGAAACAATGTGCCCAGtcagaataaataaattttgaaatcatggaggtccgagatgaaaagaaagaggTCCAAACTGAACTTGTGGACAAGCTGAAGACCTTCTTATTATCCAAAGAAAGAAGTAATAAGGTCTTCTGCACCAATTCGAGCCTGGAAGAAATCCAAAAGGAAGCTACAATGGCCTTAATTCGGGGGCATGCCTCAAGTTTTGCCTGGAAGCCTCAGATATGCTAGGGATTGATCCTGAAGTGATGACCCACAAGTAGAACATCATCCCCACAGCTAAGCCAATGAAACATGAAGAAAAGAGTTTTCGGGAAGGAGAAACAACAGGCTATGAGggaagatgtaatacccggctagaccccgacatcggaattcctgctttccggcggaatctcggatgtcgaaactctctagaagggtaaaatatatttttttctaaaatattttcatgtgttttaaggttttaagtaagaaagaaattgagtttttgaaagaaaagcaccaaggaagaaaagccaggttcggccgccgaacctcatgttcggccgccgaacatggtgaagtttagggagcacctttggcccccgaaggtggtctggccagccacctataaaaggccccatgtccgaaaatgggcgagttttcttctccattttcgggcaaaggtgagtccatacccttccatggttagttttgatgttttccttcaaatctttcaagcttttaacaagctttcatcttgttttgatgtttttaagctcaaaatcaaagttgtgaaacttggagacctccggaactcgttttccccaaat
This is a stretch of genomic DNA from Manihot esculenta cultivar AM560-2 chromosome 2, M.esculenta_v8, whole genome shotgun sequence. It encodes these proteins:
- the LOC122723146 gene encoding anti-sigma-I factor RsgI2-like codes for the protein MVRINMKATGGPFMWKKLGLPKPIPSDSDDETWDTTPPATTSTDTPPATETATGRTDSPAVQTYHGQKWPRTQSPPPPPRSEPEPETTIATHPAGHEEGDATTDVPSNLPTDAPTSTPSDFTSNVPSAMPNDVPTDAPTDLPSKGALDDNRTLNALVLIEPLLKMAHNDFSPNLPPEVDVLSLVTVIAATVGLL